The proteins below are encoded in one region of Ochotona princeps isolate mOchPri1 chromosome 24, mOchPri1.hap1, whole genome shotgun sequence:
- the GRID2IP gene encoding delphilin isoform X1, with translation MPTTNQGWPEDFGFRLGGSGPCFVLEVSEGSSAHAGGLRPGDQILELEGLAVGGLSRERLVRLARSCPRVPPSLGVLPGPEGGPGLPVTHPAALRAPRTLGCEMLHLVGRQRHDAAHRERRRKAQEFSRKVDEILGDQLSAKEQVFVALKHFAAEQQVDDLVWALTLALPRDARGPLLDNLRIFIPKKHRARFDEVVSQGLLGKLCRARRTQGAQRLRRSRSEERPERLLVSTRASAAPRRPDEPPPRKAASLLGCRAGPGGARRTVRVYKGNKSFGFTLRGHGPVWIESVLPGSPADNAALKSGDRILFLNGLDMRNCSHDKVVSMLQGSGAMPTLVVEEGPIPFASDSDSMDSPNPTSALTSLQWVAEILPSSIRVQGRTFSQQLEHLLTPQERYGICRALESFFQHRNIDTLIVDVYPVLDTPAKQVLWQFIYQLLTYEEQELCQEKIACFLGYTAMTEPELEPELEPEPEPELQRRSSLRASSMCRRSLRSQGLDTSRGPGECPDMPLPLVPGERQAGDGTSLPETPNPKMMSAVYAELESRLSSSFKGKMGSMSKPRASPPGPSPAEATGPRTLSNVSWPSERLLPSPCYYPLCSGDLASPSSSESHPYASLDSSRAPSPQPGPGPSHPDSPPSPDSTHPPSRRKLFTFSRPVRSRDTDRFLDALSEQLGPRVALVDDFLTPENDYEEMSFHDDQGSFATNERSSASDCVSSSEEGSSLTYSSVSDHIPPPPLSPPPPPPLPFHDPKPSSRSSDGPRGPSQVLTKPLPQLSHPVPPPPPPPLPPPVPCAPPVLSRGLGHRRSETSHMSVKRLRWEQVENSEGTIWGQLGEDSDYDKLSDMVKYLDLELHFGTQKPAKPVPGPEPFRKKEVVEILSHKKAYNTSILLAHLKLSPAELRQVLTSMEPRRLEPAHLAQLLLFAPDADEEQRYQAFREAPGRLSEPDQFVLQMLSVPEYKTRLRSLHFQATLQEKTEEIRGSLECLRQASVELKNSRKLAKILEFVLAMGNYLNDGQPRTNKTTGFKINFLTELNSTKTVDGKSTFLHILAKSLSQHFPELLGFAQDLPTVPLAAKVNQRALTSDLADLHGTVREIQDACHTMSPSSEDKFAVVMASFLETAQPVLRALDGLQREAMEELTKALAFFGEDSKATTSEAFFGIFAEFMSKFERALSDLQAGEGPRSSGMVSPLAW, from the exons ATGCCCACCACCAACCAGGGCTGGCCCGAGGACTTTGGCTTCCGGCTGGGCGGCTCTGGCCCCTGCTTCGTCCTGGAGGTGTCCGAGGGGAGCAGCGCGCACGCCGGCGGCCTGCGGCCGGGGGACCAGATCTTGGAGCTGGAGGGCCTGGCGGTGGGTGGCCTGAGCCGCGAGCGTCTTGTGCGCCTGGCCCGGAGCTGCCCGCGGGTGCCACCCAGCCTGGGGGTGCTCCCAGGCCCCGAGGGCGGCCCCGGCCTGCCGGTGACCCACCCCGCAGCTCTGCGGGCCCCACGCACCCTGGGGTGCGAGATGCTGCACCTGGTGGGCCGCCAGCGCCACGACGCTGCGCACCGAGAGCGCAGACGGAAGGCCCAGGAGTTCAGCCGCAAG gTGGATGAAATCCTGGGGGACCAGCTGAGCGCCAAGGAGCAGGTCTTTGTGGCCCTGAAGCACTTTGCAGCTGAGCAGCAGGTGGACGACCTGGTGTGGGCTCTCACCTTGGCCTTGCCACGGGATGCTCGGGGGCCCCTGCTGGACAACCTCAG GATCTTCATCCCAAAGAAGCACCGGGCGCGCTTCGACGAGGTGGTGTCGCAAGGCCTGCTTGGCAAACTGTGCCGCGCGCGCCGCACGCAGGGCGCGCAGCGGCTGCGCCGGAGCCGCAGCGAGGAGCGGCCCGAGCGCCTCCTGGTGTCCACGCGCGCCAGCGCTGCCCCGCGCCGCCCGGATGAGCCGCCCCCACGCAAGGCCGCCTCGCTGCTGGGCTGCCGGGCCGGCCCCGGGGGCGCGCGCAG GACCGTCCGTGTCTACAAGGGTAACAAGAGCTTCGGCTTCACGCTGCGCGGCCACGGGCCTGTATGGATCGAATCTGTCCTGCCTG GTAGCCCAGCTGACAATGCTGCCCTCAAGTCCGGGGACCGCATCCTCTTCCTCAACGGGCTGGACATGAG GAACTGCTCGCACGACAAGGTGGTATCCATGCTGCAGGGCAGTGGTGCAATGCCCACACTGGTGGTGGAGGAGGGACCCATTCCATTCGCCAGTG ACTCAGATTCGatggattcccccaaccccacaTCGGCACTCACCTCACTGCAGTGGGTGGCTGAGATCCTACCATCCAGCATCCGCGTCCAGGGGAGGACCTTCAGCCAGCAACTGGAGCACCTGCTCACACCGCAGGAGCGCTATGGCATCTGCCGGGCCCTCGAGAGTTTCTTCCAGCACag AAACATTGACACCCTCATCGTGGATGTCTACCCTGTGCTGGACACGCCGGCCAAGCAGGTGCTCTGGCAGTTCATCTACCAGCTGCTCACCTACGAGGAGCAGGAGCTGTGCCAGGAGAAGATCGCCTGCTTTCTGGGCTACACGGCCATGACAG AGCCGGAGCTGGAGCCGGAGCTGGAGCCCGAGCCGGAACCAGAGCTGCAGCGCCGCAGCTCCCTGCGGGCTTCCTCCATGTGCCGCCGGAGCCTTCGGTCCCAGGGCCTGGACACCAGCCGCG GCCCTGGCGAATGCCCTGACATGCCACTTCCTCTGGTCCCAGGCGAACGCCAGGCTGGCGATGGCACGTCCCTCCCTGAGACCCCAAACCCCAAGATG ATGTCAGCTGTCTATGCCGAGCTCGAGTCTCGACTGAGCAGCAGCTTCAAAGGGAAGATGGGGTCCATGTCCAAGCCCCGGGCCTCCCCACCGGGCCCCAGCCCAGCTGAGGCGACAG gacccaggaccctGTCCAACGTCTCCTGGCCCAGTGAGCggctgctgccttctccctgctACTACCCGCTCTGCTCTGGGGACCTggcctcccccagcagctccgaGTCCCACCCCTACGCCAGCCTGGACAGCAGCAGGGCGCCCTCCCcacagccaggccctgggcccagccaCCCGGACAGCCCCCCTAGCCCAgattccacccacccacccagccgcCGGAAGCTCTTCACCTTCTCCCGCCCCGTGCGAAGCCGGGACACGGACCGCTTCCTGGATGCGCTGAGCGAGCAGCTGGGCCCCCGCGTGGCCCTGGTGGACGATTTCCTGACACCTGAGAACGACTATGAGGAG ATGAGCTTCCACGACGACCAAGGCAGTTTCGCCACCAACGAGCGGAGTAGTGCCAGCGACTGTGTGAGCAGCAGCGAGGAGGGCAGCTCCCTGACTTACTCCTCCGTCTCTGACCAcatccccccgcccccgctcagccccccgcccccacccccactgcctttCCACGACCCCAAGCCCAGCTCCCGCTCCTCCGATGGCCCCCGGGGTCCCAGTCAGGTACTGACCAAGCCCCTCCCTCAACTCAGCCACCCggtcccgcccccacccccaccccccctgcCTCCACCGGTGCCCTGTGCACCCCCCGTGCTCTCCCGGGGTCTGGGGCACCGGCGCAGTGAGACCAGCCACATGAGCGTCAAGCGCTTGCGGTGGGAGCAGGTGGAGAACTCGGAAGGCACCATCTGGGGCCAG CTCGGGGAGGACTCCGACTATGACAAGCTGAGCGACATGGTAAAATACCTCGACCTGGAGTTGCACTTCGGCACACAGAAGCCTGCTA AaccagtgccaggcccagaaccCTTCAGGAAGAAGGAGGTGGTGGAGATCCTGTCCCACAAGAAGGCCTACAACACTT CCATCCTCCTGGCGCACCTGAAGCTGAGCCCAGCGGAGCTGCGGCAGGTGCTCACCAGCATGGAGCCCCGGCGCCTGGAGCCGGCGCACCTGGCTCAGCTGCTACTCTTCGCGCCCGACGCTGACGAGGAGCAGCGTTACCAGGCCTTCCGTGAGGCGCCTGGACGCCTCAGTGAGCCCGACCAGTTCGTCCTGCAG ATGCTCTCGGTGCCCGAGTACAAGACTCGTCTACGCAGCCTCCACTTCCAGGCCACGCTGCAGGAGAAGACCGAGGAGATACGAGGGAGCCTCGAGTGCCTGCGCCAGGCCTCCGTGGAGCTCAAGAACAGCCGGAAGCTGGCCAAAATCCTGGAG ttTGTGCTGGCCATGGGCAACTATCTCAATGATGGCCAGCCCAGAACCAACAAGACTACAGGCTTCAAGATCAACTTCCTGACGGAG CTGAACTCCACCAAGACTGTGGACGGCAAATCCaccttcctgcacatccttgccAAATCGCTGAGCCAGCACTTTCCAGAGCTTTTAGGCTTTGCTCAGGACCTGCCCACCGTGCCCCTGGCTGCCAAAG tgaaccagcgggcCCTGACCAGCGACCTGGCTGACCTGCATGGCACTGTCCGTGAGATCCAGGATGCCTGCCACACCATGTCCCCCTCCAGCGAGGACAAGTTTGCCGTCGTCATGGCC TCCTTCCTGGAGACGGCGCAGCCAGTACTCCGCGCGCTGGACGGGCTGCAGCGGGAGGCCATGGAGGAGCTGACCAAGGCGCTGGCCTTCTTTGGGGAGGACTCCAAGGCCACCACCTCCGAGGCTTTCTTCGGCATTTTTGCGGAGTTCATGAGCAAGTTCGAG CGAGCACTCAGTGACCTGCAGGCCGGAGAAGGGCCCCGCAGCTCCGGGATGGTCTCACCTCTGGCCTGGTGA
- the GRID2IP gene encoding delphilin isoform X4, producing the protein MSCFGIFIPKKHRARFDEVVSQGLLGKLCRARRTQGAQRLRRSRSEERPERLLVSTRASAAPRRPDEPPPRKAASLLGCRAGPGGARRTVRVYKGNKSFGFTLRGHGPVWIESVLPGSPADNAALKSGDRILFLNGLDMRNCSHDKVVSMLQGSGAMPTLVVEEGPIPFASDSDSMDSPNPTSALTSLQWVAEILPSSIRVQGRTFSQQLEHLLTPQERYGICRALESFFQHRNIDTLIVDVYPVLDTPAKQVLWQFIYQLLTYEEQELCQEKIACFLGYTAMTEPELEPELEPEPEPELQRRSSLRASSMCRRSLRSQGLDTSRGPGECPDMPLPLVPGERQAGDGTSLPETPNPKMMSAVYAELESRLSSSFKGKMGSMSKPRASPPGPSPAEATGPRTLSNVSWPSERLLPSPCYYPLCSGDLASPSSSESHPYASLDSSRAPSPQPGPGPSHPDSPPSPDSTHPPSRRKLFTFSRPVRSRDTDRFLDALSEQLGPRVALVDDFLTPENDYEEMSFHDDQGSFATNERSSASDCVSSSEEGSSLTYSSVSDHIPPPPLSPPPPPPLPFHDPKPSSRSSDGPRGPSQVLTKPLPQLSHPVPPPPPPPLPPPVPCAPPVLSRGLGHRRSETSHMSVKRLRWEQVENSEGTIWGQLGEDSDYDKLSDMVKYLDLELHFGTQKPAKPVPGPEPFRKKEVVEILSHKKAYNTSILLAHLKLSPAELRQVLTSMEPRRLEPAHLAQLLLFAPDADEEQRYQAFREAPGRLSEPDQFVLQMLSVPEYKTRLRSLHFQATLQEKTEEIRGSLECLRQASVELKNSRKLAKILEFVLAMGNYLNDGQPRTNKTTGFKINFLTELNSTKTVDGKSTFLHILAKSLSQHFPELLGFAQDLPTVPLAAKVNQRALTSDLADLHGTVREIQDACHTMSPSSEDKFAVVMASFLETAQPVLRALDGLQREAMEELTKALAFFGEDSKATTSEAFFGIFAEFMSKFERALSDLQAGEGPRSSGMVSPLAW; encoded by the exons ATGAGCTGCTTTGG GATCTTCATCCCAAAGAAGCACCGGGCGCGCTTCGACGAGGTGGTGTCGCAAGGCCTGCTTGGCAAACTGTGCCGCGCGCGCCGCACGCAGGGCGCGCAGCGGCTGCGCCGGAGCCGCAGCGAGGAGCGGCCCGAGCGCCTCCTGGTGTCCACGCGCGCCAGCGCTGCCCCGCGCCGCCCGGATGAGCCGCCCCCACGCAAGGCCGCCTCGCTGCTGGGCTGCCGGGCCGGCCCCGGGGGCGCGCGCAG GACCGTCCGTGTCTACAAGGGTAACAAGAGCTTCGGCTTCACGCTGCGCGGCCACGGGCCTGTATGGATCGAATCTGTCCTGCCTG GTAGCCCAGCTGACAATGCTGCCCTCAAGTCCGGGGACCGCATCCTCTTCCTCAACGGGCTGGACATGAG GAACTGCTCGCACGACAAGGTGGTATCCATGCTGCAGGGCAGTGGTGCAATGCCCACACTGGTGGTGGAGGAGGGACCCATTCCATTCGCCAGTG ACTCAGATTCGatggattcccccaaccccacaTCGGCACTCACCTCACTGCAGTGGGTGGCTGAGATCCTACCATCCAGCATCCGCGTCCAGGGGAGGACCTTCAGCCAGCAACTGGAGCACCTGCTCACACCGCAGGAGCGCTATGGCATCTGCCGGGCCCTCGAGAGTTTCTTCCAGCACag AAACATTGACACCCTCATCGTGGATGTCTACCCTGTGCTGGACACGCCGGCCAAGCAGGTGCTCTGGCAGTTCATCTACCAGCTGCTCACCTACGAGGAGCAGGAGCTGTGCCAGGAGAAGATCGCCTGCTTTCTGGGCTACACGGCCATGACAG AGCCGGAGCTGGAGCCGGAGCTGGAGCCCGAGCCGGAACCAGAGCTGCAGCGCCGCAGCTCCCTGCGGGCTTCCTCCATGTGCCGCCGGAGCCTTCGGTCCCAGGGCCTGGACACCAGCCGCG GCCCTGGCGAATGCCCTGACATGCCACTTCCTCTGGTCCCAGGCGAACGCCAGGCTGGCGATGGCACGTCCCTCCCTGAGACCCCAAACCCCAAGATG ATGTCAGCTGTCTATGCCGAGCTCGAGTCTCGACTGAGCAGCAGCTTCAAAGGGAAGATGGGGTCCATGTCCAAGCCCCGGGCCTCCCCACCGGGCCCCAGCCCAGCTGAGGCGACAG gacccaggaccctGTCCAACGTCTCCTGGCCCAGTGAGCggctgctgccttctccctgctACTACCCGCTCTGCTCTGGGGACCTggcctcccccagcagctccgaGTCCCACCCCTACGCCAGCCTGGACAGCAGCAGGGCGCCCTCCCcacagccaggccctgggcccagccaCCCGGACAGCCCCCCTAGCCCAgattccacccacccacccagccgcCGGAAGCTCTTCACCTTCTCCCGCCCCGTGCGAAGCCGGGACACGGACCGCTTCCTGGATGCGCTGAGCGAGCAGCTGGGCCCCCGCGTGGCCCTGGTGGACGATTTCCTGACACCTGAGAACGACTATGAGGAG ATGAGCTTCCACGACGACCAAGGCAGTTTCGCCACCAACGAGCGGAGTAGTGCCAGCGACTGTGTGAGCAGCAGCGAGGAGGGCAGCTCCCTGACTTACTCCTCCGTCTCTGACCAcatccccccgcccccgctcagccccccgcccccacccccactgcctttCCACGACCCCAAGCCCAGCTCCCGCTCCTCCGATGGCCCCCGGGGTCCCAGTCAGGTACTGACCAAGCCCCTCCCTCAACTCAGCCACCCggtcccgcccccacccccaccccccctgcCTCCACCGGTGCCCTGTGCACCCCCCGTGCTCTCCCGGGGTCTGGGGCACCGGCGCAGTGAGACCAGCCACATGAGCGTCAAGCGCTTGCGGTGGGAGCAGGTGGAGAACTCGGAAGGCACCATCTGGGGCCAG CTCGGGGAGGACTCCGACTATGACAAGCTGAGCGACATGGTAAAATACCTCGACCTGGAGTTGCACTTCGGCACACAGAAGCCTGCTA AaccagtgccaggcccagaaccCTTCAGGAAGAAGGAGGTGGTGGAGATCCTGTCCCACAAGAAGGCCTACAACACTT CCATCCTCCTGGCGCACCTGAAGCTGAGCCCAGCGGAGCTGCGGCAGGTGCTCACCAGCATGGAGCCCCGGCGCCTGGAGCCGGCGCACCTGGCTCAGCTGCTACTCTTCGCGCCCGACGCTGACGAGGAGCAGCGTTACCAGGCCTTCCGTGAGGCGCCTGGACGCCTCAGTGAGCCCGACCAGTTCGTCCTGCAG ATGCTCTCGGTGCCCGAGTACAAGACTCGTCTACGCAGCCTCCACTTCCAGGCCACGCTGCAGGAGAAGACCGAGGAGATACGAGGGAGCCTCGAGTGCCTGCGCCAGGCCTCCGTGGAGCTCAAGAACAGCCGGAAGCTGGCCAAAATCCTGGAG ttTGTGCTGGCCATGGGCAACTATCTCAATGATGGCCAGCCCAGAACCAACAAGACTACAGGCTTCAAGATCAACTTCCTGACGGAG CTGAACTCCACCAAGACTGTGGACGGCAAATCCaccttcctgcacatccttgccAAATCGCTGAGCCAGCACTTTCCAGAGCTTTTAGGCTTTGCTCAGGACCTGCCCACCGTGCCCCTGGCTGCCAAAG tgaaccagcgggcCCTGACCAGCGACCTGGCTGACCTGCATGGCACTGTCCGTGAGATCCAGGATGCCTGCCACACCATGTCCCCCTCCAGCGAGGACAAGTTTGCCGTCGTCATGGCC TCCTTCCTGGAGACGGCGCAGCCAGTACTCCGCGCGCTGGACGGGCTGCAGCGGGAGGCCATGGAGGAGCTGACCAAGGCGCTGGCCTTCTTTGGGGAGGACTCCAAGGCCACCACCTCCGAGGCTTTCTTCGGCATTTTTGCGGAGTTCATGAGCAAGTTCGAG CGAGCACTCAGTGACCTGCAGGCCGGAGAAGGGCCCCGCAGCTCCGGGATGGTCTCACCTCTGGCCTGGTGA
- the GRID2IP gene encoding delphilin isoform X2 — translation MGKDQSFSRHFRIFIPKKHRARFDEVVSQGLLGKLCRARRTQGAQRLRRSRSEERPERLLVSTRASAAPRRPDEPPPRKAASLLGCRAGPGGARRTVRVYKGNKSFGFTLRGHGPVWIESVLPGSPADNAALKSGDRILFLNGLDMRNCSHDKVVSMLQGSGAMPTLVVEEGPIPFASDSDSMDSPNPTSALTSLQWVAEILPSSIRVQGRTFSQQLEHLLTPQERYGICRALESFFQHRNIDTLIVDVYPVLDTPAKQVLWQFIYQLLTYEEQELCQEKIACFLGYTAMTADSEPELEPELEPEPEPELQRRSSLRASSMCRRSLRSQGLDTSRGPGECPDMPLPLVPGERQAGDGTSLPETPNPKMMSAVYAELESRLSSSFKGKMGSMSKPRASPPGPSPAEATGPRTLSNVSWPSERLLPSPCYYPLCSGDLASPSSSESHPYASLDSSRAPSPQPGPGPSHPDSPPSPDSTHPPSRRKLFTFSRPVRSRDTDRFLDALSEQLGPRVALVDDFLTPENDYEEMSFHDDQGSFATNERSSASDCVSSSEEGSSLTYSSVSDHIPPPPLSPPPPPPLPFHDPKPSSRSSDGPRGPSQVLTKPLPQLSHPVPPPPPPPLPPPVPCAPPVLSRGLGHRRSETSHMSVKRLRWEQVENSEGTIWGQLGEDSDYDKLSDMVKYLDLELHFGTQKPAKPVPGPEPFRKKEVVEILSHKKAYNTSILLAHLKLSPAELRQVLTSMEPRRLEPAHLAQLLLFAPDADEEQRYQAFREAPGRLSEPDQFVLQMLSVPEYKTRLRSLHFQATLQEKTEEIRGSLECLRQASVELKNSRKLAKILEFVLAMGNYLNDGQPRTNKTTGFKINFLTELNSTKTVDGKSTFLHILAKSLSQHFPELLGFAQDLPTVPLAAKVNQRALTSDLADLHGTVREIQDACHTMSPSSEDKFAVVMASFLETAQPVLRALDGLQREAMEELTKALAFFGEDSKATTSEAFFGIFAEFMSKFERALSDLQAGEGPRSSGMVSPLAW, via the exons ATGGGGAAGGACCAGAGCTTCTCTCGGCACTTTCG GATCTTCATCCCAAAGAAGCACCGGGCGCGCTTCGACGAGGTGGTGTCGCAAGGCCTGCTTGGCAAACTGTGCCGCGCGCGCCGCACGCAGGGCGCGCAGCGGCTGCGCCGGAGCCGCAGCGAGGAGCGGCCCGAGCGCCTCCTGGTGTCCACGCGCGCCAGCGCTGCCCCGCGCCGCCCGGATGAGCCGCCCCCACGCAAGGCCGCCTCGCTGCTGGGCTGCCGGGCCGGCCCCGGGGGCGCGCGCAG GACCGTCCGTGTCTACAAGGGTAACAAGAGCTTCGGCTTCACGCTGCGCGGCCACGGGCCTGTATGGATCGAATCTGTCCTGCCTG GTAGCCCAGCTGACAATGCTGCCCTCAAGTCCGGGGACCGCATCCTCTTCCTCAACGGGCTGGACATGAG GAACTGCTCGCACGACAAGGTGGTATCCATGCTGCAGGGCAGTGGTGCAATGCCCACACTGGTGGTGGAGGAGGGACCCATTCCATTCGCCAGTG ACTCAGATTCGatggattcccccaaccccacaTCGGCACTCACCTCACTGCAGTGGGTGGCTGAGATCCTACCATCCAGCATCCGCGTCCAGGGGAGGACCTTCAGCCAGCAACTGGAGCACCTGCTCACACCGCAGGAGCGCTATGGCATCTGCCGGGCCCTCGAGAGTTTCTTCCAGCACag AAACATTGACACCCTCATCGTGGATGTCTACCCTGTGCTGGACACGCCGGCCAAGCAGGTGCTCTGGCAGTTCATCTACCAGCTGCTCACCTACGAGGAGCAGGAGCTGTGCCAGGAGAAGATCGCCTGCTTTCTGGGCTACACGGCCATGACAG CTGACTCAGAGCCGGAGCTGGAGCCGGAGCTGGAGCCCGAGCCGGAACCAGAGCTGCAGCGCCGCAGCTCCCTGCGGGCTTCCTCCATGTGCCGCCGGAGCCTTCGGTCCCAGGGCCTGGACACCAGCCGCG GCCCTGGCGAATGCCCTGACATGCCACTTCCTCTGGTCCCAGGCGAACGCCAGGCTGGCGATGGCACGTCCCTCCCTGAGACCCCAAACCCCAAGATG ATGTCAGCTGTCTATGCCGAGCTCGAGTCTCGACTGAGCAGCAGCTTCAAAGGGAAGATGGGGTCCATGTCCAAGCCCCGGGCCTCCCCACCGGGCCCCAGCCCAGCTGAGGCGACAG gacccaggaccctGTCCAACGTCTCCTGGCCCAGTGAGCggctgctgccttctccctgctACTACCCGCTCTGCTCTGGGGACCTggcctcccccagcagctccgaGTCCCACCCCTACGCCAGCCTGGACAGCAGCAGGGCGCCCTCCCcacagccaggccctgggcccagccaCCCGGACAGCCCCCCTAGCCCAgattccacccacccacccagccgcCGGAAGCTCTTCACCTTCTCCCGCCCCGTGCGAAGCCGGGACACGGACCGCTTCCTGGATGCGCTGAGCGAGCAGCTGGGCCCCCGCGTGGCCCTGGTGGACGATTTCCTGACACCTGAGAACGACTATGAGGAG ATGAGCTTCCACGACGACCAAGGCAGTTTCGCCACCAACGAGCGGAGTAGTGCCAGCGACTGTGTGAGCAGCAGCGAGGAGGGCAGCTCCCTGACTTACTCCTCCGTCTCTGACCAcatccccccgcccccgctcagccccccgcccccacccccactgcctttCCACGACCCCAAGCCCAGCTCCCGCTCCTCCGATGGCCCCCGGGGTCCCAGTCAGGTACTGACCAAGCCCCTCCCTCAACTCAGCCACCCggtcccgcccccacccccaccccccctgcCTCCACCGGTGCCCTGTGCACCCCCCGTGCTCTCCCGGGGTCTGGGGCACCGGCGCAGTGAGACCAGCCACATGAGCGTCAAGCGCTTGCGGTGGGAGCAGGTGGAGAACTCGGAAGGCACCATCTGGGGCCAG CTCGGGGAGGACTCCGACTATGACAAGCTGAGCGACATGGTAAAATACCTCGACCTGGAGTTGCACTTCGGCACACAGAAGCCTGCTA AaccagtgccaggcccagaaccCTTCAGGAAGAAGGAGGTGGTGGAGATCCTGTCCCACAAGAAGGCCTACAACACTT CCATCCTCCTGGCGCACCTGAAGCTGAGCCCAGCGGAGCTGCGGCAGGTGCTCACCAGCATGGAGCCCCGGCGCCTGGAGCCGGCGCACCTGGCTCAGCTGCTACTCTTCGCGCCCGACGCTGACGAGGAGCAGCGTTACCAGGCCTTCCGTGAGGCGCCTGGACGCCTCAGTGAGCCCGACCAGTTCGTCCTGCAG ATGCTCTCGGTGCCCGAGTACAAGACTCGTCTACGCAGCCTCCACTTCCAGGCCACGCTGCAGGAGAAGACCGAGGAGATACGAGGGAGCCTCGAGTGCCTGCGCCAGGCCTCCGTGGAGCTCAAGAACAGCCGGAAGCTGGCCAAAATCCTGGAG ttTGTGCTGGCCATGGGCAACTATCTCAATGATGGCCAGCCCAGAACCAACAAGACTACAGGCTTCAAGATCAACTTCCTGACGGAG CTGAACTCCACCAAGACTGTGGACGGCAAATCCaccttcctgcacatccttgccAAATCGCTGAGCCAGCACTTTCCAGAGCTTTTAGGCTTTGCTCAGGACCTGCCCACCGTGCCCCTGGCTGCCAAAG tgaaccagcgggcCCTGACCAGCGACCTGGCTGACCTGCATGGCACTGTCCGTGAGATCCAGGATGCCTGCCACACCATGTCCCCCTCCAGCGAGGACAAGTTTGCCGTCGTCATGGCC TCCTTCCTGGAGACGGCGCAGCCAGTACTCCGCGCGCTGGACGGGCTGCAGCGGGAGGCCATGGAGGAGCTGACCAAGGCGCTGGCCTTCTTTGGGGAGGACTCCAAGGCCACCACCTCCGAGGCTTTCTTCGGCATTTTTGCGGAGTTCATGAGCAAGTTCGAG CGAGCACTCAGTGACCTGCAGGCCGGAGAAGGGCCCCGCAGCTCCGGGATGGTCTCACCTCTGGCCTGGTGA